A section of the Pseudomonas flavescens genome encodes:
- a CDS encoding LysE family translocator, translating into MRCAMGATLVGNLTAQLLVTTGVALGVGALLVAMPTAFLALKIVGAGYLIYLGARQLLSRSAGTHALTVAHHSPVAKWRITGEAFLVSVSNPKSMIFLCAFLPQFLQADRSVPVQFAVMYLTIAAVVVSVHSVYCYTAFRFSKRLGAAYWVAAIKRLSGALFIGLGVRLLSVRA; encoded by the coding sequence ATGCGCTGCGCCATGGGGGCGACGCTGGTCGGCAACCTGACGGCCCAATTGCTGGTCACTACCGGCGTTGCCCTGGGCGTCGGTGCGCTACTGGTTGCCATGCCCACGGCGTTTCTGGCCCTGAAGATCGTCGGTGCCGGCTACCTGATCTACCTGGGGGCACGCCAACTGCTCAGCCGCAGTGCGGGCACCCATGCGCTGACGGTCGCGCACCACAGCCCCGTAGCGAAATGGCGCATCACCGGCGAGGCGTTTCTGGTGTCGGTCAGCAACCCCAAATCGATGATCTTTCTCTGTGCCTTCCTGCCGCAGTTTCTGCAGGCGGATCGTTCCGTGCCGGTGCAATTCGCAGTCATGTACCTGACCATCGCCGCGGTCGTGGTCAGCGTGCATTCGGTGTACTGCTACACCGCGTTTCGCTTCAGCAAACGCCTCGGTGCTGCGTATTGGGTCGCAGCGATCAAGCGTTTGAGCGGGGCGCTGTTTATCGGGCTTGGGGTTCGCCTGCTCTCGGTTCGGGCGTAG
- a CDS encoding alanine/glycine:cation symporter family protein — protein sequence MSALLDAFSGLLWTYLAIPMLLLSGVYLTYVCRGVQLRMIPEMFRVILERNHGDKEAISSFKAFTISAASRVGTGNIAGVATAIALGGPGAVFWMWMVALVGGATSFVESTLGQLYKSDKQYRYHGGPAYYIQRALGWRWLAVVFAVMISITYGLVFNSVQANSIVDAMQTSFGGEGGSQTLAWGVGIALTLLTGVIIFGGVQTISKVSVTVVPVMAVMYLGIGLVVIVLNIGDVPAVFADIVAHAFGWREIAGGGIGAAIMMGVRRGLFSNEAGMGSVPNASATASVSHPVKQGLVQTLGVYFDTLVICTMTALIILLADPGHAYGDAALGASLTQWALAEQLGSWAIHYLTFAILLFAFTSVIGNYYYGESNIQYIFGNKLCLNLFRVLVMAFVLIGSVAKVSVVWAMADVFMPLLALTNLVAIVPLAGIAARLLSHYNAQRRKGVEPVFHRDDMPDLKNVECWDGSDHISCAETYSQPADKALKN from the coding sequence GTGTCTGCGTTGCTCGATGCCTTCTCCGGCCTGCTCTGGACTTACCTTGCCATTCCCATGCTGCTGCTCAGCGGCGTCTATCTGACTTACGTGTGCCGTGGCGTGCAGCTGCGGATGATCCCCGAGATGTTTCGGGTCATTCTCGAACGTAACCACGGCGACAAGGAGGCGATCTCCTCCTTCAAGGCTTTCACCATTTCCGCCGCGTCGCGGGTCGGCACCGGCAATATCGCCGGGGTGGCCACGGCGATCGCCCTCGGTGGGCCGGGTGCGGTGTTCTGGATGTGGATGGTAGCCCTGGTAGGCGGCGCGACATCGTTCGTGGAGTCGACCCTGGGGCAGTTGTACAAGTCGGACAAGCAGTACCGCTACCACGGTGGCCCGGCCTACTACATCCAGCGCGCGCTGGGCTGGCGCTGGCTGGCGGTGGTGTTCGCGGTGATGATCAGCATCACGTATGGGCTGGTGTTCAACTCGGTGCAGGCCAACTCCATCGTCGATGCCATGCAGACGTCGTTCGGCGGCGAAGGCGGCAGTCAGACGCTGGCCTGGGGCGTCGGTATCGCGCTCACGCTGCTCACCGGGGTGATCATCTTCGGCGGCGTGCAGACCATTTCCAAGGTCTCGGTGACCGTGGTGCCAGTGATGGCGGTGATGTACCTGGGCATCGGCCTGGTGGTGATCGTCCTCAACATCGGCGACGTGCCAGCCGTATTCGCCGATATCGTCGCCCACGCCTTTGGCTGGCGCGAGATTGCCGGTGGCGGCATCGGCGCGGCGATCATGATGGGCGTGCGCCGTGGCCTGTTCTCCAACGAAGCGGGCATGGGCTCGGTGCCCAATGCCAGCGCCACGGCATCGGTCTCGCACCCGGTCAAACAGGGCCTGGTGCAGACCCTGGGCGTGTACTTCGACACCCTGGTCATCTGCACCATGACGGCGCTGATCATCCTCCTGGCCGACCCGGGCCATGCCTACGGTGATGCCGCCCTGGGTGCCAGCCTGACGCAATGGGCGCTGGCCGAGCAGCTCGGCAGCTGGGCGATTCATTACCTGACCTTCGCCATTCTGCTGTTCGCCTTCACCTCGGTGATCGGCAATTACTACTACGGCGAGTCGAACATCCAGTACATATTCGGCAACAAGCTGTGCCTGAACCTGTTTCGCGTGCTGGTGATGGCCTTCGTGCTGATCGGTTCGGTGGCGAAGGTGTCGGTGGTCTGGGCGATGGCCGATGTGTTCATGCCGTTGCTGGCACTGACCAACCTGGTCGCCATCGTGCCGCTGGCCGGTATCGCTGCCCGTCTGCTCAGCCACTACAACGCACAGCGCCGCAAAGGTGTGGAGCCGGTGTTCCACCGTGACGACATGCCGGACCTGAAGAACGTCGAGTGCTGGGACGGCAGCGATCACATCAGTTGCGCCGAAACCTACAGCCAGCCTGCGGATAAAGCGCTGAAAAATTAG
- a CDS encoding GNAT family N-acetyltransferase, protein MMRIQQATPNDVPALLPLVASYWEFEGITGFDQTRVAIQLTRLLSTPELGAGWIARVDGAAVGYLLAVQVFSLEYLGLTAEIDEFFVLSSQRGSGVGAELLTVAESEFARRGYTNIALQLSRDNEPARRFYRSRGYADRAGYELLDKVLVAQ, encoded by the coding sequence ATGATGCGCATACAGCAAGCGACCCCAAACGACGTACCGGCCCTGCTCCCCCTGGTGGCCAGCTACTGGGAGTTCGAGGGCATTACCGGCTTCGATCAGACCCGCGTCGCCATCCAGCTCACTCGCCTGCTATCCACCCCGGAGTTGGGGGCTGGCTGGATTGCACGGGTGGACGGTGCCGCAGTGGGTTATCTACTCGCCGTTCAGGTATTCAGCCTCGAATACCTCGGGCTCACCGCAGAGATCGACGAATTCTTCGTGCTGTCATCACAGCGCGGAAGCGGAGTCGGGGCAGAGCTGCTGACCGTCGCCGAGTCCGAGTTCGCACGCCGGGGCTACACCAATATCGCGCTGCAACTGTCACGGGATAACGAGCCCGCACGCAGGTTCTACCGCAGCCGAGGCTACGCCGACAGAGCGGGTTACGAGTTGCTCGACAAGGTGCTGGTTGCTCAGTAA